In Nitrospirota bacterium, a single window of DNA contains:
- a CDS encoding ribonuclease Z (member of metallo-beta-lactamase family; the purified enzyme from Escherichia coli forms dimeric zinc phosphodiesterase; in Bacillus subtilis this protein is a 3'-tRNA processing endoribonuclease and is essential while in Escherichia coli it is not; associates with two zinc ions), with product MSQFFVSKMLNGPFDDPCLFISILRERRALLVDLGHMDVLEPRNALKVSDIFVSHTHIDHFIGFDYMLRVLLGRGKELRIFGPSGIISNVEGKLSGYTWNLIDGYQSRFIVHEVDTDRIDVATFGCTERFEKQIEGSKGFNGILLDESEFLVRCEHLDHNIPSEVSPKSQGFWGCPSLAFSIEEKMRININKDRLQKSGIPVGPWLSDLKECIRKGLPEDYPFIAYWKTNGQREEKRFSLGEITREIAMITKGQKIVYVTDAQYTDENIRKIITLAANADIFYCEASFLDRDRERAMMRGHLTAKQVGEIARQANVRELTIFHFSPKYRSIPEEFYNEAMKAWKI from the coding sequence ATGAGTCAGTTTTTCGTTTCAAAGATGCTTAATGGTCCATTCGATGATCCATGTCTCTTCATAAGTATTCTGAGAGAACGAAGGGCATTGCTTGTTGACCTCGGACACATGGATGTCCTTGAGCCAAGAAACGCCCTCAAGGTATCGGATATATTTGTATCACATACACATATTGACCACTTTATCGGATTTGACTACATGCTAAGGGTACTTCTCGGAAGGGGGAAGGAACTCAGGATATTTGGCCCATCCGGTATCATTTCAAATGTGGAAGGGAAACTATCAGGGTATACATGGAATCTTATAGATGGTTATCAATCGAGATTTATTGTTCATGAAGTGGACACTGACAGGATAGATGTAGCAACATTTGGATGCACAGAAAGATTTGAAAAGCAGATAGAAGGTTCTAAAGGATTCAATGGTATTCTCCTTGACGAATCTGAGTTTCTTGTGAGATGCGAACATCTTGATCACAATATACCTTCGGAGGTTTCCCCAAAATCACAAGGTTTTTGGGGATGTCCTTCGCTAGCATTTTCTATCGAGGAGAAAATGCGAATAAACATAAACAAAGATAGATTGCAAAAGTCTGGTATTCCTGTTGGACCATGGCTCAGCGATCTAAAAGAATGTATAAGAAAAGGTCTTCCAGAGGATTACCCGTTTATTGCATACTGGAAGACAAATGGACAAAGAGAAGAGAAAAGATTCTCTCTTGGTGAGATAACCAGAGAGATAGCAATGATAACAAAAGGACAGAAGATAGTCTATGTTACAGACGCCCAATATACAGATGAGAATATTCGTAAGATAATCACCTTAGCTGCTAATGCAGATATCTTTTACTGTGAGGCTTCATTCCTTGACAGAGATAGGGAGAGGGCTATGATGAGGGGACACCTTACTGCGAAACAGGTGGGTGAAATAGCAAGACAGGCAAATGTCCGTGAACTCACTATTTTTCATTTTTCTCCGAAATATCGTTCAATCCCTGAAGAATTTTACAATGAAGCGATGAAGGCATGGAAGATTTGA
- a CDS encoding AtpZ/AtpI family protein, whose translation MKEEDKKFIRRMLVLSTVGFTIVIATVIGLAIGLYLDNLFGTSPWLALLFFLLGLIAGFRNLVRMFKKTQQ comes from the coding sequence ATGAAAGAAGAAGATAAGAAGTTTATCCGAAGGATGCTTGTTCTCAGCACTGTTGGATTTACAATCGTAATCGCCACAGTGATAGGATTAGCAATAGGGCTTTATCTCGATAATCTCTTTGGAACATCACCGTGGTTGGCTCTTTTATTCTTCCTTCTCGGTCTAATCGCAGGTTTTAGAAATCTCGTCAGGATGTTTAAAAAAACCCAACAGTAA
- the hemL gene encoding glutamate-1-semialdehyde 2,1-aminomutase: MTHRESKRLFKLAKKHIPGGVNSPVRAFKSVGYSPVFIKRASGSRIYDVDGNSYIDYVLSWGPMILGHAHPSVIKALRDAVRDGTSYGAPTGAEIELATLIKKAFPSIEMVRMVSSGTEATMSAIRVARGFTGRDKVIKFDGCYHGHADGLLVRAGSGAATFGVPDSPGVPKDYTKNTSTLPYNDLNALKKTIDRSYKDIACVIIEPIAGNMGCVPPGEGFLQGVREITQKYDIVLIFDEVITGFRVAFGGAQELYGIKADMTCLGKILGGGLPVGAYGGRKDIMSVVSPEGKVYQAGTLSGNPLAMKAGVETLSILYKDRRSIYKDLDRLSGMLEEGLKDSSKKAGVKATFNRVGSMFCVFFTDGDVWDYASAKMSDTKVFARYFKGMLSRGIYLAPSQFESGFLSIAHTTTDIEKTVKASYESLK, from the coding sequence ATGACTCACAGGGAATCAAAGAGGCTATTTAAATTAGCAAAGAAGCATATACCAGGAGGGGTAAATAGTCCTGTAAGGGCATTTAAATCAGTTGGATATTCTCCTGTGTTCATTAAAAGGGCATCGGGATCGAGGATATACGATGTAGATGGGAATAGCTACATTGACTATGTCCTCTCCTGGGGACCAATGATACTGGGACATGCACACCCTTCGGTAATAAAGGCACTCAGAGATGCTGTTAGAGATGGGACAAGTTATGGTGCACCAACAGGTGCCGAAATCGAGCTTGCAACACTTATTAAGAAGGCATTTCCATCGATAGAGATGGTAAGGATGGTCAGTTCAGGGACGGAAGCGACAATGAGCGCTATAAGGGTAGCAAGGGGATTTACAGGCAGGGATAAGGTCATAAAATTTGATGGATGCTATCATGGACATGCAGACGGTCTCCTTGTGCGAGCAGGTTCAGGTGCAGCAACCTTTGGAGTCCCAGACAGTCCGGGTGTGCCAAAAGACTATACAAAAAATACCAGCACACTCCCCTATAATGATCTCAATGCGTTGAAGAAAACGATAGATAGGTCTTATAAAGATATTGCCTGTGTGATAATAGAGCCCATAGCTGGCAACATGGGTTGTGTGCCTCCAGGAGAGGGATTCCTTCAGGGTGTCAGGGAGATAACACAGAAATACGATATTGTGCTGATATTTGATGAGGTTATTACGGGTTTCAGGGTGGCTTTTGGTGGTGCTCAGGAACTTTATGGTATAAAAGCAGATATGACATGCCTGGGGAAGATTTTAGGTGGAGGTCTTCCTGTAGGTGCGTATGGTGGTAGAAAGGATATCATGTCTGTTGTCTCTCCAGAAGGGAAGGTCTATCAGGCAGGAACACTTTCAGGTAACCCACTTGCGATGAAAGCAGGTGTAGAAACACTCAGCATACTGTATAAAGATAGAAGGTCAATATATAAAGACCTCGATAGACTTTCAGGTATGCTTGAGGAAGGACTTAAGGACTCATCTAAAAAGGCAGGTGTAAAAGCTACTTTTAATAGGGTAGGTTCTATGTTCTGTGTATTCTTTACAGATGGTGATGTATGGGACTACGCATCTGCAAAGATGTCTGATACAAAGGTATTTGCAAGGTATTTCAAAGGAATGCTAAGCAGAGGCATATACCTTGCCCCATCTCAATTTGAGTCTGGTTTTCTTTCAATAGCACACACCACCACAGACATAGAAAAGACTGTAAAGGCATCCTATGAAAGCCTGAAATAA
- the ahbB gene encoding siroheme decarboxylase subunit beta, whose amino-acid sequence MTDIDKRILSMIQDDIPLSLTPYKEIAEKAGITEKHLIRKIKYFRDKGYIRRFGATLRHREAGIEANGMGVWIVPEKDIERVGRIMASFKEVTHCYQRPTFPDWEYSLFTMIHGKTKEDVEDVARRISERTGIKDYRILYSTREFKKTSMKYFGWMDF is encoded by the coding sequence ATGACTGACATAGACAAACGTATCCTTTCAATGATACAGGACGACATACCCCTTTCCTTAACCCCTTATAAAGAAATCGCAGAAAAGGCAGGGATAACTGAAAAACATCTTATCAGGAAGATAAAATATTTCCGGGATAAAGGATATATACGCAGGTTTGGTGCTACGCTGAGACATAGAGAGGCAGGAATAGAGGCAAACGGTATGGGTGTATGGATAGTTCCTGAGAAAGATATCGAACGGGTTGGCAGGATTATGGCATCATTCAAGGAGGTGACCCACTGCTACCAGAGACCTACCTTCCCTGACTGGGAGTATTCCCTCTTTACAATGATACATGGAAAGACAAAAGAAGATGTAGAGGATGTGGCAAGACGGATATCGGAGCGCACAGGTATAAAGGACTACAGAATACTTTACAGCACGAGAGAGTTTAAAAAAACAAGCATGAAGTATTTTGGGTGGATGGATTTTTGA
- a CDS encoding ATP synthase subunit I — protein sequence MDTENLLRRIEKRSVIILFPVMVITYIIAGGNVIFPLSIMIGGLIGLGNLRLISITVSGVIGHQKAKKVVVFLSIIKLSFLILILYAILKMQLLNILAFLFGFMVVTVIMIIEGIIYSRS from the coding sequence ATGGATACAGAGAATCTTTTAAGACGGATAGAGAAAAGAAGCGTAATTATTCTCTTTCCTGTAATGGTTATAACCTATATCATAGCTGGAGGTAATGTCATTTTCCCTTTAAGCATAATGATTGGTGGACTCATTGGATTGGGGAATCTGCGATTAATAAGCATTACTGTGAGTGGTGTGATAGGTCACCAGAAGGCTAAAAAAGTGGTTGTCTTTCTCTCGATAATCAAGCTCTCTTTTCTTATCCTTATACTCTATGCTATCTTGAAGATGCAACTTTTGAATATACTTGCTTTTCTCTTTGGATTTATGGTCGTAACAGTTATAATGATTATAGAAGGAATTATTTATTCACGGAGTTAA
- a CDS encoding ferredoxin: MKPVVDEDLCVGCGNCEEICSAVFQVIDGKSHVIDPDSCDLVGCCEAAAENCPEGAISFSEED, encoded by the coding sequence ATGAAACCGGTTGTTGACGAAGACCTTTGCGTTGGCTGTGGAAACTGCGAAGAGATATGTTCTGCAGTGTTTCAGGTCATAGATGGCAAATCCCATGTCATAGACCCGGATAGTTGTGATCTTGTTGGCTGCTGTGAAGCAGCAGCAGAGAATTGTCCTGAAGGGGCAATCAGTTTCTCTGAAGAGGATTAA
- a CDS encoding trypsin-like peptidase domain-containing protein, with product MADTEGKNKMVILRIRSIILILLTILLLIGIYIQSTKRYHFEPPTFSYAVSGKEDDSYLSEDEKINIRVYGIASPGVVNITTTIFVRDFFSIYPQKGAGSGSIIDERGFILTNYHVIEGAAELDVVLADGSHHRAKVIGTDPENDLAVIKINPENKKLIIIKMGDSTRLKVGQKVLAIGNPFGLDRTLTTGVISAVGRPLTTEEGKLIENVIQTDASINPGNSGGPLLNTKGEMIGINTAIFSPSGGSVGIGFAIPVEIAKGIVPDLIAYGKVKRPWVGVVTIPIWPKLAEALRLPVSEGLLVSEVVPGGPAAKAGIRGGKEKARIGDLIVYLGGDIITKIDDKPVRSMEELSAILKNKKIGDKIKITILRGKTLQELEIILKERP from the coding sequence TTGGCAGACACAGAAGGGAAAAATAAGATGGTCATCTTAAGAATCAGATCAATTATATTAATATTGCTTACAATCCTTCTGCTGATTGGTATATACATCCAGAGTACAAAGAGGTATCATTTTGAACCCCCAACTTTTTCATATGCTGTCTCAGGTAAAGAAGATGATTCATATCTCTCTGAAGATGAAAAGATTAATATAAGGGTTTATGGAATCGCAAGTCCTGGCGTAGTCAACATAACTACCACAATCTTTGTGCGAGACTTTTTCTCTATCTATCCCCAGAAGGGTGCAGGCTCTGGTTCTATAATAGATGAAAGAGGGTTTATACTCACAAACTACCATGTGATTGAAGGTGCGGCTGAACTCGATGTTGTTCTTGCGGATGGAAGTCATCACAGAGCAAAGGTCATCGGAACAGACCCTGAGAATGATCTCGCTGTTATAAAGATAAATCCAGAAAATAAGAAATTGATCATTATAAAAATGGGGGATTCCACAAGACTTAAGGTGGGGCAGAAGGTTCTTGCAATCGGTAATCCATTCGGTCTTGACCGCACCCTTACAACAGGTGTAATAAGTGCGGTAGGGAGACCATTGACCACAGAGGAAGGAAAACTTATCGAGAATGTGATACAGACAGATGCATCAATAAACCCGGGGAATTCAGGTGGTCCTTTACTTAACACAAAGGGAGAGATGATAGGGATTAATACCGCTATCTTCTCTCCTTCGGGAGGGAGTGTAGGGATAGGTTTTGCCATACCTGTAGAGATTGCAAAGGGGATAGTTCCTGATTTGATAGCGTATGGAAAGGTAAAAAGACCATGGGTAGGTGTGGTGACAATCCCGATATGGCCAAAACTTGCAGAGGCGCTAAGACTACCTGTGTCTGAGGGACTTCTGGTTTCTGAGGTTGTCCCTGGTGGACCAGCAGCAAAAGCAGGGATAAGAGGAGGAAAAGAAAAAGCAAGGATCGGTGATCTCATAGTCTATTTAGGTGGTGATATTATCACAAAGATAGATGATAAACCTGTGAGATCAATGGAGGAGCTCTCTGCCATCCTTAAAAATAAAAAGATAGGAGATAAGATAAAGATTACTATCCTTAGAGGTAAGACCCTTCAGGAGTTAGAGATTATATTGAAGGAGAGGCCCTGA
- a CDS encoding D-sedoheptulose 7-phosphate isomerase yields the protein MKNGILKAVEEGIKVKEKFFKENVDMIVEVVYLITDVFNTGKKLILFGNGGSATDASHIAAEFVNRFQKERPGLPAIALNTDMAIITSIANDYEYSDVFARQLKAIGNEGDIVIAISTSGNSPNVLKAADVARRKKMKIIAFTGNTGGKLASKVDYAFLVPSDSTPRIQETHITLGHLICQMVEESLFGRHRREK from the coding sequence ATGAAGAATGGGATACTCAAGGCGGTTGAGGAAGGGATAAAAGTAAAGGAAAAATTCTTTAAGGAAAATGTGGATATGATTGTCGAGGTTGTATACCTGATAACAGATGTCTTCAATACGGGGAAAAAACTTATACTCTTTGGAAATGGTGGAAGTGCAACGGACGCCTCACATATTGCGGCTGAGTTTGTTAACAGATTTCAGAAAGAACGCCCGGGACTCCCTGCCATAGCACTTAATACAGACATGGCAATCATAACAAGTATAGCCAACGACTATGAATATTCAGATGTCTTTGCAAGGCAGTTAAAGGCAATAGGGAATGAAGGGGATATTGTGATTGCTATCAGTACCAGCGGAAATTCGCCGAATGTACTCAAGGCGGCTGATGTAGCGAGGAGAAAAAAGATGAAGATTATTGCCTTTACCGGTAACACTGGAGGGAAACTTGCATCAAAGGTTGATTATGCCTTTCTGGTTCCTTCAGATTCAACACCGAGGATACAGGAGACACATATAACGCTTGGACACCTCATATGTCAGATGGTTGAAGAAAGTCTATTTGGCAGACACAGAAGGGAAAAATAA